In one Pseudodesulfovibrio tunisiensis genomic region, the following are encoded:
- a CDS encoding sigma 54-interacting transcriptional regulator, protein MPHERFFSSYDMPVVVRDHELRVVYANDAYCELFRLYRDELHGRRAPLPGLSPEDQAQLESGDMTVLENGETACLEFPYAFPDGDQSVFSVKSLHCDATGARFTITVLHFSEHARRLLFCLDSPDLVIGLADIDLASGAMALDATCAAMIGADTPVINPATWLPGRAHPRDTARLAEVLDNLARGESRMVRLNMRIKYDDREYGKFLLHLFPTLRDRNYHPIRVAGAVVDLTDYHALSEELALERQRHQLTDERFHALLDCTVDGYAMLDSQGRVLERNNLYATLAQASSNGRTSGPGLEEIVTETLDRKVNRHAEFSGLVQGTHMDVSCSTYYIPGHDDYDPVVIVQLRDVTRMRELERMTEGSGTDMGLVGESRAMRQVFSMIRRVGRLDSSLLVTGESGTGKELVARAVHDHSARGKGPFVAVHCAALSETLLESELFGHVKGAFSGAIADRVGRFERADGGTLFLDEIGDVSLPVQVKLLRFLENREFERVGSSDTRRVDVRIIAATNADLQGRIRDGSFREDLYYRLSAIRLTLPPLRMRDEDVLLLARHYLKRIAEDRERAKSLSAGATKALLACAWPGNVRQLKHAMEFAHMISDGDVISEHHLPEEVRAAQPLRTGGRVAVTREAMAHALAQTRGKRTEAARILGISRATFYRKLKDFDL, encoded by the coding sequence ATGCCTCACGAACGCTTTTTCAGCTCCTACGACATGCCCGTGGTGGTCCGAGACCACGAACTGCGCGTTGTATACGCGAACGATGCCTACTGCGAACTGTTCCGGCTGTACCGGGATGAACTGCATGGCCGACGCGCGCCCCTGCCCGGCCTGAGTCCAGAGGATCAGGCTCAGCTCGAATCCGGAGACATGACGGTGCTGGAAAACGGCGAAACCGCGTGTCTGGAATTCCCCTATGCCTTTCCGGACGGGGACCAGAGCGTCTTTTCGGTCAAGAGCCTCCACTGCGACGCAACCGGCGCACGCTTCACGATCACGGTATTGCATTTTTCCGAACATGCCCGCCGTCTGCTTTTCTGTCTGGATTCCCCTGATCTGGTCATCGGACTGGCCGACATCGATCTTGCATCCGGAGCCATGGCACTGGACGCGACCTGTGCGGCCATGATCGGAGCGGACACCCCGGTCATCAATCCCGCGACCTGGCTGCCCGGACGCGCCCATCCCCGGGACACGGCGCGACTCGCCGAAGTTCTGGACAACCTCGCCCGGGGAGAATCGCGCATGGTCCGCCTGAACATGCGCATCAAATACGACGACAGGGAATACGGAAAATTCCTGCTCCACCTTTTCCCCACACTGCGCGACAGGAATTACCACCCCATTCGCGTTGCCGGAGCCGTGGTGGACCTGACCGACTACCATGCCCTGTCCGAGGAACTGGCTCTGGAACGCCAGCGGCATCAGCTCACGGACGAACGATTTCACGCCCTGCTGGATTGCACTGTGGACGGCTACGCCATGCTGGACAGCCAAGGCCGCGTTCTGGAGCGGAACAACCTGTATGCAACCCTTGCCCAGGCATCCTCCAACGGCAGAACCAGCGGCCCCGGCCTTGAGGAAATCGTGACCGAAACCCTCGACCGCAAGGTGAACAGGCACGCGGAGTTCAGCGGTCTGGTTCAGGGCACGCACATGGACGTGTCGTGCAGCACCTATTACATCCCGGGCCACGACGACTACGATCCCGTGGTCATTGTCCAGCTCCGGGACGTGACCCGCATGCGGGAGCTGGAACGCATGACCGAAGGCAGTGGCACGGACATGGGCCTTGTCGGCGAAAGCCGTGCCATGCGTCAGGTCTTTTCCATGATCCGCCGGGTGGGCAGACTGGACTCGTCCCTGCTCGTGACCGGCGAATCCGGCACGGGCAAGGAGCTGGTGGCCCGCGCCGTGCACGATCACAGCGCCCGTGGCAAGGGCCCGTTCGTGGCCGTGCATTGCGCGGCCCTGAGCGAAACCTTGCTGGAAAGCGAACTCTTCGGCCATGTCAAAGGCGCGTTTTCCGGGGCCATCGCGGACCGCGTAGGCCGTTTCGAACGCGCGGACGGGGGCACGCTCTTTCTGGACGAAATCGGTGATGTATCCCTGCCGGTGCAGGTCAAGCTGCTGCGGTTTCTGGAAAACCGGGAATTCGAACGCGTGGGGTCCTCGGACACCCGGCGGGTGGATGTACGCATCATCGCAGCCACGAATGCAGACCTGCAAGGCAGGATACGGGACGGCTCGTTTCGCGAGGACCTCTACTACCGACTCTCGGCCATCAGGCTCACCCTGCCTCCCCTGCGCATGCGCGACGAGGATGTACTGCTGCTCGCCCGCCATTACCTGAAACGCATTGCCGAAGATCGCGAACGCGCCAAGTCCCTTTCCGCCGGTGCCACAAAGGCTCTGCTTGCCTGCGCCTGGCCCGGCAATGTCCGCCAGCTCAAGCACGCCATGGAGTTCGCGCACATGATCAGCGACGGCGACGTGATCAGTGAACACCACCTGCCCGAAGAGGTTCGGGCGGCTCAACCGCTCCGGACCGGAGGCCGCGTCGCCGTCACCCGCGAGGCCATGGCCCATGCCCTTGCCCAGACCAGGGGGAAACGCACCGAAGCTGCCCGCATTCTGGGAATCTCCCGCGCCACGTTCTATCGCAAGCTCAAGGATTTCGACCTGTAA
- a CDS encoding mechanosensitive ion channel family protein, whose product MIQLTPDAVNQMVEQAIGFLSVHSLNILIAIAVFIVGRFLSKRLAKVIGAIMTKAGVEEILVGFLRNIIYYALLAAVVVAALGQAGINVTSFLAILGAAGLAIGLALKGTLSNFAAGVMLILLKFFKKGDFITISGQTGTVQGIKTFYTILTTTDNKQIIVPNSSILGSTIINFSANPTRRVDMVFGIGYDDDIAEARRIIEDILDADERILKDPAPVVAVSELADSSVNFTVRSWVARQDYMAVYWALNERVKIAFDQAGISIPYPQRDVHVHQIADQ is encoded by the coding sequence ATGATTCAACTGACCCCGGACGCCGTCAATCAAATGGTGGAACAGGCCATTGGCTTTCTGAGCGTTCACAGCCTGAACATCCTCATCGCCATTGCCGTTTTCATCGTCGGCCGTTTTCTGTCCAAACGACTGGCAAAAGTGATCGGCGCAATCATGACCAAGGCCGGAGTCGAAGAAATTCTGGTCGGCTTTCTGCGCAACATCATCTACTATGCGCTGCTTGCCGCGGTTGTGGTGGCCGCTCTTGGTCAGGCCGGGATCAACGTGACCTCGTTCCTCGCCATTCTGGGCGCCGCAGGTCTGGCCATCGGTCTGGCACTCAAGGGCACCCTGTCCAACTTTGCCGCCGGCGTGATGCTCATCCTGCTCAAGTTCTTCAAGAAGGGCGACTTCATCACCATTTCCGGCCAGACAGGGACGGTTCAGGGCATCAAGACATTCTACACCATTCTGACCACCACGGACAACAAGCAGATCATCGTGCCCAACTCCTCGATTCTGGGCTCCACCATCATCAATTTCTCGGCCAATCCGACCCGCCGCGTGGATATGGTGTTCGGCATCGGCTACGACGACGACATTGCCGAAGCGCGCCGGATCATCGAGGACATCCTCGACGCGGACGAACGCATTCTCAAGGACCCCGCTCCCGTGGTGGCGGTCAGCGAACTGGCCGATTCCAGCGTCAATTTCACTGTCCGCTCCTGGGTGGCGCGGCAGGATTACATGGCCGTGTACTGGGCCCTGAACGAACGCGTCAAGATCGCCTTTGATCAGGCCGGAATATCCATTCCATACCCTCAACGCGACGTGCACGTGCACCAGATCGCCGACCAATAG
- a CDS encoding 4Fe-4S binding protein, which translates to MHIPFVKPSTIAYWKEARKQGLSVFDRLHGYVYGRWCYHYIGMVHGKYKWLAALISPLIVFINRHSPFIPTGDSQPGDPGQKRPSWADTYHGKAMPLEEATKLVQLNRSVNVQLPEQVVPFTRAREIVLRNPERIVVLDCPCRMGKENPCLPLDVCLIIGDPIASFILEHHPDHSRQITAEEAVDILKAENARGHVSHAFFKDAMLDRFYAICNCCSCCCGAMVAHRMGNPMLFSSGYLAEVDEDKCVACGECARKCQFKAIGFRDGSAFIREDCCMGCGVCVNTCNKDALSLRLAPEKGTPLLVDKL; encoded by the coding sequence ATGCATATTCCCTTTGTCAAACCTTCGACCATTGCCTACTGGAAGGAGGCCCGCAAGCAGGGGCTTTCGGTTTTCGACCGTCTTCACGGGTATGTCTACGGACGCTGGTGCTATCACTACATCGGCATGGTGCACGGCAAGTACAAGTGGCTGGCCGCGCTCATTTCTCCGCTGATCGTGTTCATCAACCGGCATTCGCCTTTCATTCCGACCGGGGATTCCCAGCCCGGGGACCCGGGGCAGAAGCGGCCGTCCTGGGCCGATACCTACCACGGCAAGGCCATGCCTCTGGAGGAGGCCACCAAACTGGTGCAGTTGAACAGGTCCGTGAACGTGCAGCTCCCGGAACAGGTGGTGCCCTTTACCCGCGCCCGGGAAATCGTGCTGCGCAATCCGGAACGCATCGTGGTGCTGGACTGCCCGTGCCGCATGGGCAAGGAGAATCCCTGCCTGCCTCTGGACGTGTGCCTGATCATCGGGGACCCCATCGCCTCCTTCATTCTGGAGCATCACCCGGACCATAGCCGTCAGATCACGGCCGAGGAGGCCGTGGACATTCTCAAGGCCGAGAATGCTCGCGGACATGTGTCCCATGCCTTTTTCAAGGATGCGATGCTGGATCGGTTCTATGCCATCTGCAACTGCTGCTCCTGCTGCTGCGGGGCCATGGTGGCGCATCGCATGGGCAATCCCATGCTGTTTTCCTCGGGATATCTGGCCGAGGTGGACGAGGACAAGTGCGTTGCCTGTGGCGAATGCGCTCGCAAATGCCAGTTCAAGGCCATCGGATTTCGCGATGGTTCCGCGTTCATTCGCGAGGATTGCTGCATGGGCTGCGGCGTCTGCGTGAACACCTGCAACAAGGATGCGCTGTCCCTGCGTCTTGCCCCGGAAAAGGGCACGCCTTTGCTGGTGGACAAGCTGTAG
- a CDS encoding ABC transporter ATP-binding protein produces the protein MIRVDSLHIDLPGFSLRDVSLHVAPGEFFALMGPTGSGKTLVLESIAGLIRTSGGTISIGGRTVTNLPPEHRKVALVYQDHSLFPHLTVLGNVTFGQRYHGISRTKGRKTALQLLETLGLSDLAERKPGKLSGGEKQRVSLARALACSPDVVLLDEPLSSLDPQFRDGLRRTLKKLHQESGVTFLMVTHDFVDALTLASRAAVIRKGRLEQEGAVSEIFRRPTTPFVADFVGMANVFPAVYGNNSCTFAGQTVEGLSELPDWQHGYAALRPEDVAVARKNDFPRDWCVFNGRVERVERAGFTWTAKIRCGEETFLALVDQRLVMDSGLAPDSPVAVGFPREFLHHMPDRQ, from the coding sequence GTGATTCGTGTGGACTCCCTGCATATCGACCTGCCCGGCTTTTCCCTGCGCGACGTGTCCCTGCACGTGGCTCCCGGCGAATTCTTCGCACTCATGGGACCGACCGGCTCGGGCAAGACACTGGTTCTGGAATCCATTGCCGGGTTGATCCGCACCTCGGGCGGCACGATTTCCATCGGCGGACGCACCGTCACCAACCTGCCCCCGGAGCATCGGAAGGTGGCTCTGGTCTATCAGGACCACTCCCTTTTCCCGCACCTCACGGTGCTGGGCAATGTCACCTTCGGCCAACGCTATCACGGCATTTCCCGAACCAAAGGCAGAAAGACCGCGCTCCAGCTTCTGGAAACGCTGGGCCTGTCGGATCTGGCCGAACGCAAACCCGGCAAGCTGAGCGGCGGGGAAAAGCAGCGCGTGTCCCTTGCCCGCGCACTGGCCTGCTCCCCGGACGTGGTCCTGCTGGACGAACCGCTCTCCTCGCTGGACCCGCAATTCCGGGACGGCCTTCGCCGTACGCTCAAGAAACTGCATCAGGAGTCCGGTGTCACCTTTCTCATGGTCACGCACGATTTCGTGGATGCACTGACCCTTGCCAGTCGTGCAGCCGTGATCCGCAAGGGACGGCTGGAGCAGGAAGGCGCGGTTTCCGAAATCTTCCGCAGGCCGACCACGCCGTTCGTGGCGGATTTCGTGGGCATGGCCAACGTGTTCCCGGCCGTGTACGGCAACAACTCCTGCACGTTTGCCGGGCAGACCGTGGAAGGCCTGTCCGAACTGCCGGACTGGCAACATGGATATGCCGCATTGCGCCCCGAGGACGTGGCCGTGGCCCGCAAGAACGACTTTCCGCGGGACTGGTGCGTGTTCAACGGCAGGGTGGAACGCGTGGAGCGGGCCGGGTTCACCTGGACCGCAAAAATCCGGTGCGGCGAGGAAACCTTTCTGGCGCTGGTGGATCAACGGCTGGTCATGGATTCCGGCCTTGCCCCGGATTCTCCGGTTGCCGTGGGATTTCCCCGGGAATTTCTGCATCACATGCCGGACAGGCAATAG
- a CDS encoding ABC transporter permease, protein MNTAVWSRGGASIFRSLPGACFGFWLIGSAALVLLYIGLPLARTIAAPSWEQLSTTLADPQVLESVWLSMSTSGMAALIAFVTGTPLAYVMARREFPGKKLVESLIDLPIMIPHPVVGIALLGLTGRDTAFGQALQALGVEILGTRTGIVAVLVFVGMPFYVNTVKAGIESVPARLENVSRSLGANPAATFFRVTLPLSWRYMLVGMIMCMARAISEFGAIIIVAYHPMIAPVLMYERFTAYGLAWSQPVAVILIVVSMVFFLALRTISLPREVDQ, encoded by the coding sequence ATGAACACCGCTGTCTGGTCCCGGGGAGGCGCGTCGATATTCCGAAGCCTCCCCGGGGCATGCTTCGGGTTCTGGCTGATCGGGTCCGCAGCGCTGGTGCTGCTGTACATCGGACTTCCCCTTGCCAGAACCATTGCCGCCCCCTCGTGGGAGCAGCTTTCCACCACTCTGGCCGATCCACAGGTGCTGGAGTCGGTCTGGCTGTCCATGTCCACGTCAGGCATGGCCGCGCTCATTGCATTCGTGACCGGAACGCCTCTGGCCTACGTCATGGCCCGACGCGAATTTCCGGGCAAGAAGCTGGTGGAAAGCCTGATCGACCTGCCGATCATGATCCCGCATCCCGTGGTGGGCATCGCCCTGCTCGGCCTCACGGGCCGGGACACGGCCTTCGGGCAGGCTTTGCAGGCCCTTGGCGTGGAAATTCTGGGCACGCGCACCGGCATAGTGGCCGTACTCGTGTTCGTGGGCATGCCCTTTTACGTGAATACGGTAAAGGCGGGCATCGAATCCGTGCCCGCACGGCTGGAAAACGTGTCCCGCTCACTCGGCGCCAACCCGGCGGCAACCTTCTTCCGGGTCACCCTGCCCCTGTCGTGGCGCTACATGCTCGTGGGCATGATCATGTGCATGGCTCGCGCCATCAGCGAATTCGGGGCCATCATCATCGTGGCCTACCATCCCATGATCGCGCCCGTGCTCATGTACGAAAGGTTCACGGCATACGGCCTTGCCTGGTCCCAGCCCGTGGCCGTGATTCTCATCGTGGTCAGCATGGTCTTTTTTCTGGCACTCAGAACCATTTCCCTGCCTCGGGAGGTCGACCAGTGA
- the wtpA gene encoding tungstate ABC transporter substrate-binding protein WtpA, whose amino-acid sequence MKGKSVLTIASVLILACAALVLTQSPAQAEPSGKVVIFHAGSLSVPFAAMEKAFEAKYPKVDVQREAGGSTKMARLISEVGKPADIMASADYVVIDKNLIPKFASWNVRFATNQMVLCYTDKSKFADRINADNWYDILSTPGVVWGHSDPNLDPCGYRSIMVLQLAEKFYKKPGLAEQLIANRPEKNIRPKSVELISLLQAGHMDYAWEYLSVAVQHGLKYVTLDNHLNLSDYKLTPFYKSARVKVTGKKPGTFIERVGKSITYGITMIDQSANREATEAFLAYMFDPQGGLKVLKDMGQPPFEPVRTTKDGMASLPDSLKKFVEINE is encoded by the coding sequence ATGAAAGGCAAATCCGTGCTTACCATTGCCAGCGTTCTGATTCTCGCCTGCGCCGCGCTCGTGCTGACGCAGTCCCCGGCCCAAGCCGAACCGTCCGGAAAGGTCGTCATCTTTCATGCGGGCAGCCTGTCCGTGCCCTTCGCGGCCATGGAAAAGGCCTTCGAAGCCAAATATCCCAAGGTGGACGTGCAGCGCGAGGCTGGCGGTTCCACCAAGATGGCCCGGCTCATCTCCGAAGTGGGCAAGCCCGCTGACATCATGGCGTCGGCCGACTATGTGGTCATCGACAAGAACCTGATCCCGAAATTCGCGTCCTGGAACGTGCGCTTCGCCACCAACCAGATGGTGCTGTGCTACACGGACAAAAGCAAGTTCGCGGACAGGATCAACGCAGACAACTGGTATGACATCCTGTCCACGCCCGGCGTGGTCTGGGGCCATTCCGATCCCAATCTGGACCCCTGCGGCTACCGCTCCATCATGGTGCTCCAGCTCGCGGAAAAATTCTACAAGAAGCCCGGCCTTGCCGAACAGCTCATCGCCAACCGGCCCGAAAAGAACATCCGGCCCAAATCCGTGGAACTCATTTCCCTGCTTCAGGCCGGTCACATGGACTATGCATGGGAATACCTGTCCGTGGCCGTGCAGCACGGTCTCAAGTACGTGACGCTGGACAACCACCTGAACCTCAGCGACTACAAGCTGACCCCGTTCTACAAGAGCGCCCGCGTCAAGGTCACCGGCAAGAAGCCCGGCACCTTCATCGAACGCGTGGGCAAGTCCATCACCTACGGCATCACCATGATCGACCAGTCCGCCAACAGGGAAGCGACCGAAGCCTTTCTGGCCTACATGTTCGATCCGCAGGGCGGACTCAAGGTGCTCAAGGACATGGGCCAGCCGCCGTTCGAACCGGTGCGCACCACCAAGGACGGCATGGCCAGCCTGCCCGACAGCCTGAAGAAATTCGTGGAAATCAACGAATAA
- a CDS encoding septal ring lytic transglycosylase RlpA family protein, translating into MRHFTSFLFIMALLAMSGCATLNSVNPFPRHIYSTPGSAQRQPQATAPRSAKTNPYTVMGRTYHPLKTAAGYAETGYASWYGEDFHGRKTANGEIYNMYALTAAHKTLPLGTRIRVTNLENGRNVILTVNDRGPFVSGRLLDLSYGAARQLGSVDRGVTKVRIEAIGTVPASRPVHASASTSYHVRVGAFANRDNAVNAHRTLIRAGYKGSRITTISRNGRTLHVVQAGSYSNRDRAERVRSALRPHFPSCYIVG; encoded by the coding sequence ATGCGCCACTTCACTTCGTTTCTTTTCATCATGGCCCTGCTGGCAATGTCCGGCTGTGCGACCCTGAACAGCGTCAACCCGTTCCCCAGACATATCTATTCCACACCCGGGTCCGCCCAGCGGCAACCCCAGGCCACCGCGCCCAGAAGTGCGAAGACCAATCCCTACACGGTCATGGGCCGCACCTACCATCCGCTGAAGACGGCCGCCGGATACGCCGAAACCGGCTATGCTTCCTGGTACGGCGAGGATTTCCATGGCAGGAAGACCGCCAACGGCGAAATCTACAACATGTACGCCCTGACTGCGGCACACAAGACCCTGCCTCTGGGCACCAGAATCCGCGTCACCAATCTGGAAAACGGCCGGAACGTGATTCTGACGGTCAATGATCGAGGCCCCTTCGTGAGCGGAAGACTGCTCGACCTGTCCTATGGCGCAGCTCGACAGCTCGGTTCCGTGGACAGAGGCGTGACCAAGGTCCGCATCGAGGCCATCGGAACCGTGCCCGCAAGCCGCCCGGTCCATGCATCGGCCTCCACCAGCTACCATGTCCGCGTGGGCGCGTTCGCCAACCGCGACAACGCAGTGAACGCGCACCGCACCCTGATCCGCGCCGGATACAAGGGGTCCCGCATTACCACGATCAGCCGCAACGGCCGCACCCTGCACGTTGTTCAGGCCGGTTCCTACTCGAACCGGGACCGTGCCGAACGGGTGCGCAGTGCACTCAGACCGCATTTCCCCTCCTGCTACATCGTCGGTTGA